The Microscilla marina ATCC 23134 genome contains the following window.
GGAGTGAATCAGTTTTGGTCATGAGGGTATGTTTAAATGTTGTCTTCAGAGTTGAAAATTGCTTTTTTTCACCTTTGAAAACAAAACCATGAACTAATTTTTAGACATACCCTGATCCCAATATTGAATAATTGGTTGTACAATGCATACATTCTAATTTTAGTTATTTTATGATTTTTATTAAAATGAATTTCAATATAGAGGTGTTCTTTGCAGGATATTGTTGAAAAAATACATTTTTTATTTATAAATCAGCTAATTATTTATTTCACTTTGTTTATACAAAGGCAATTAGAAGAGAACAAAAATGATAAAAAACACAGAAAATATTACTACTGCTTTTGTCCGGTCAACGTATACCTTTACTTCTTGTCAAACCATATAAATTTCTTATAAAAATGCTGTTAAAACATAGATATAATGGCTCGTTTTTTTTAAGAAAATGAGGGAAAAATCAAGGAGGGGATTTATAGGTATATTTTTTGTTTTTGATAAAATAATGCCGTTATTTCAGAAAAATTAAGGCAAATTAGCGTAACTTATAACACCGTGGAAATGTGTTTTGAAAATTGTTTTTCTAAGTTAAATTTTCTATTTATGTATTATCAGTCACTAGATATTTCGAATGCCTTAGAGAAACCTTCAAATATTACATATATTACGATCAGTTTTAAATAACCATTACAATGGAAAAAGATATAGATTTAGTATTGCTGGTTGATGATAATGATACTGACAACTTTATCAGCAAACGAATTATTGAAATCACCAAATTTGCTCAAAGAGTTGAAGTAAGAAATTCAGGAAAAAGCGCACTGCAGTACCTTGAACAATACCAGGATGACCCATCTAATTTACCCGATATTATTTTTCTTGACATTAACATGCCCATTGTAGATGGCTTTGTATTTTTGTTTGAGTTTGAACTTTTCCCCGAAGAGGTAAAGAAAAAGTGTAACATTGTGATTTTGTCAAGTTCAAACAACAAGCGTGACATTGCCCGTATTGTAGACAATGACCACGTAATAAAGTTTGTAACCAAACCCCTGACTGAGAGCTCATTACAGGAGGTACGCGAAATTTATAGACAAGAAGCGACCAATCAACAATAACACACATATATATGTAAAGCATTATTGGTAATCACTGTTGTATACTTGATTACTAAGTAAAACAAACAGGCGGACTAAAATCCGCCTATTTTTTGTTTAAAAGCTTTTAAGCCACTTTCAACCTCTGAGCGAGGCAGTTTACCTGTGTTAAGCACCTGATCATCCATAGCGAGCAGTTCGGCATAAAACATTTGTCCTAATTGTAACAAAGCAGTTGCCTGATCAATGTGGGTAGTAGCCATTTGAAATAGCATATCCTCGGCGTGAGCAAATTGTTGGGTAGCTTTGTAATAATCAATGATCTTCTCATAACTTTGCCAGGGTAGCCTAAAGTCGCGCAAGTAAGCCACTGCAACGGCTAATTTGTCAAACAAGTTGATGTTTACCTCCCGGTATTTTTTTATCAAATGGGTTAAAATTGTTAACGCTTGATGGTAAGCACGAAACACTTGTGGTTCGTTGTCTAGCAGGTCATAAATAGATGCTTCTTCAAATAACAAATCTACCCCAAACGTCCATAATTCCTTACCTCGGTCAATGTCATTATCTAACAATACCTGTAAATCCTCTACCGACAGTTGATCAAGGTATGTTGCATCAATTTTTAGGAAAGCTTCTTTTTTTTCTGCAATCAGTTCTAGTGCTTCTTCGTAAAACTCACGGTCTTTTAAACCCCTTATTTTTTTGAGCGCCATTACCAATTGGTCAATCAACTTTAAAATGTAATCTCTTCGAATCATTTATTTCATTTCAAGTTTACCTTGTACTTGTATATACAATAGTTCATAGCTGATTCGAGTAAATGTTCACCTTGTTAAATGCTGTAAACCAGTATTTTATATTAAGATTGTGCACCCACTTTATTTTTAAAAGTGTTTCGGTTGTATGCCTAAACACCCAATTAAATAGTTTTTAAATTCATCAATAACTGATAACCAGCAAACAACTTTGACTAAAATCACTGCAAAGTATTGATATAATAAATCGCCAAAAAATAGTGTACTAGGTTCGCTCAATATTCAATAACTTATCTATGTCAGGGGCTTTATAACTACGCATTTTTCTTAACAAAGCCTCAGGGTTGGTGTCAGTAAAAACTATGTCTTTAGTAGATTGACTCATAAACCCTTGACCTACGGTATGATTCAAAAACTGAATCATTAAATCATAATAACTTCCTACATTGAGTATGCCAATGGGTTTTTGATGCAAACCCAATTGTCCCCAGGTGTATACTTCAAAAAACTCTTCCATAGTACCTATACCTCCTGGCAAAATCAAGAAAGCATCTGCCATTTTGGTCATTTTTTGCTTCCGTTCATGCATAGACTCCACAATAATTAATTCATTGATACCGTCGTGGGCTACCTCTTTGTCTACCAAAAACTGT
Protein-coding sequences here:
- a CDS encoding response regulator, coding for MEKDIDLVLLVDDNDTDNFISKRIIEITKFAQRVEVRNSGKSALQYLEQYQDDPSNLPDIIFLDINMPIVDGFVFLFEFELFPEEVKKKCNIVILSSSNNKRDIARIVDNDHVIKFVTKPLTESSLQEVREIYRQEATNQQ
- a CDS encoding LOG family protein; translated protein: MNSICVFCGSRSGANPIYREKATHVGHILAKKGLKLVYGAGKVGLMGAVADAMLDKGGEVVGVIPQFLVDKEVAHDGINELIIVESMHERKQKMTKMADAFLILPGGIGTMEEFFEVYTWGQLGLHQKPIGILNVGSYYDLMIQFLNHTVGQGFMSQSTKDIVFTDTNPEALLRKMRSYKAPDIDKLLNIERT
- a CDS encoding DUF6483 family protein produces the protein MIRRDYILKLIDQLVMALKKIRGLKDREFYEEALELIAEKKEAFLKIDATYLDQLSVEDLQVLLDNDIDRGKELWTFGVDLLFEEASIYDLLDNEPQVFRAYHQALTILTHLIKKYREVNINLFDKLAVAVAYLRDFRLPWQSYEKIIDYYKATQQFAHAEDMLFQMATTHIDQATALLQLGQMFYAELLAMDDQVLNTGKLPRSEVESGLKAFKQKIGGF